Part of the Impatiens glandulifera chromosome 8, dImpGla2.1, whole genome shotgun sequence genome is shown below.
ataattatttcctttgaccaaaacaaacatttatttcaacatgttaaaaatattaaatagaaaaaacaattattaacaattatttgcaatatttttctatttgacTTGTAATGACTCAAGAACTTACCAACTACATACAAATTTTAGTTTATCATTTTCAAgataatcaaaagaaaaaaaaatagacagaAACACTTAATCTAttgcaatattttttattttttttctaaagatGAATAGTTGAATACAATTACAAATTAACCCAAATAGGAATAAAAATGAAGGCATATcatattcaaatttcaattaataccaaataattttttttttttttagaaatgttgGACTCTTTTTGAAACACACTTCATTTCGGTttgggaaaaaaaaaattatttaaaaatatattttttaattaaaaaaaagttgtatttttttttacaatatctTATTAAGTgtaatttagatgaaataatgttatgttaattttataaaaatccgGTTGAAGTCATGAGGGGTGAGAGTgtcatgttaatttttttaaaattcaaataataataataataataataataaataaataatatgtttgttaattatgtatattttaataaattaaataacatttgTTAGCTAAACTTAAATTCATGTGTTTTCAAATCAGTCATATCATTAAAACGTGttttaaaatagagaaaattatattaattttagtttgacaaaacaaacaattttttcaaaattttcaaacgaaattaatacaaaattcattaaccatatatattatttaatttgagtagggataaaattcaaaaaatcaaaaaattaaatacaaactttaatttataatcgaaaagaaaaaaaaaagtaggcGGGAAACACTTGAATGTATTACAGTACTTATTTTTcctaatatattgaaaaattaattaaccatttaggaataaaaatcaatacatattatatttcaaataaacaatttaataaattctcaaataaattatttcaaccaaTAATAACCAACTCTTCTCTCCCCaacattaaaataatcttaaaaaactGATTCATATAGTAACCACCGCCCCTGTTTCTCCTCATTCTCTCACTACAGTTCTCcatcttctctctcttcttcaaTGTTGACTTCATCACCGGGAGTCGCCCTCGCCGCCATGGCCGTCTCCGGCACCGTCATCCTCTTAGCTCTCCGTCTCCAACGATCCACTTTCCATCTCCACCCTCGCCCCTGCATCTCATACCGTAATTACACTTTcttgattttttcaaataaattcttgattttttttaatgggtTTCTTGATCTtgatgtttttgtttaatttaaggTGTAGATGGAAGTGGGCGAGAgaaaaatagaaagaataagaagaaaagAGTTCACTTTGCTCATGATATGGTGGAACCGACCGGAAACGGTGAAGAGTATCGACGACATCGGAATAGGACCGTTGAGAATTCTCCGGCGACGTTTTCGAAAGAGGGTCGGGAAGAGAATAGAGGAATGCCGGCGAATCGGGTTGCTCTGTATAATGGGATTCTTAGGGACCGTTTGGTTCATCATCGGTTGGCTTCATATTGACGATTTTGTATCATCTTTTGTATATTACATATTTACTAATTGTATAGATTGTGAAAGCCCTAGTTTACcctttt
Proteins encoded:
- the LOC124912674 gene encoding uncharacterized protein LOC124912674 isoform X1 is translated as MLTSSPGVALAAMAVSGTVILLALRLQRSTFHLHPRPCISYRVDGSGREKNRKNKKKRVHFAHDMVEPTGNGEEYRRHRNRTVENSPATFSKEGREENRGMPANRVALYNGILRDRLVHHRLASY
- the LOC124912674 gene encoding uncharacterized protein LOC124912674 isoform X2, coding for MLTSSPGVALAAMAVSGTVILLALRLQRSTFHLHPRPCISYHGSGREKNRKNKKKRVHFAHDMVEPTGNGEEYRRHRNRTVENSPATFSKEGREENRGMPANRVALYNGILRDRLVHHRLASY